A single region of the Brassica rapa cultivar Chiifu-401-42 chromosome A03, CAAS_Brap_v3.01, whole genome shotgun sequence genome encodes:
- the LOC103862465 gene encoding acyl-coenzyme A oxidase 4, peroxisomal-like: MNVSVAFSQATPASKFPPCTSDYYHFNELLTREEQAARKRVREFMEKEVAPIMTDTFHIIPKLGASIPKLGPLGVVGGSIKGYGCPGLSITANAIATAEISRVDASCGTFNLVHTSLGMLTIGEVRRLLEA, from the exons ATGAATGTATCCGTTGCATTTTCTCAAGCAACTCCAGCCTCTAAGTTCCCACCCTGCA CTTCAGACTATTATCATTTCAATGAACTATTGACTCGGGAAGAGCAGGCTGCGCGGAAGAGAGTGAGGGAGTTCATGGAGAAAGAAGTTGCCCCCATTATGACAGA TACATTCCATATCATTCCAAAGCTTGGAGCTTCCATTCCAAAGCTTGGACCTTTAGGTGTTGTTGGTGGCTCTATTAAG GGTTATGGCTGTCCTGGCCTCTCCATCACAGCCAATGCCATTGCAACAGCAGAGATATCTAGAGTTGATGCAAGTTGTGGGACTTTTAATTTGGTGCATACCTCTTTGGGCATGCTCACTATTG GAGAAGTACGAAGACTACTTGAAGCTTAA